AAGCGCGAGCAATATACCCAGCGCAGCGAAGACGATGCCTGGTCTAGGGGTGTAGTTCTGACCTGCAGCATCCATCGCAGCAATCGCAGTTCGAAGCATTAGTGCCTTTCTGCGGGCCTCACCTTTCGGTAGACGGCCGGAAGTCAGGTTGACTTCGATGACTGCGGCGGGGAGGTGTTCTGGCACGATAGTCCTATGACTATCTTGATTGTGGGATGCGGAGACCTTGGAACGGAAATCGGACTTCGACTCGTCGCCTCGGGACAAGACGTTGTTGCCTGGCGCCGTAGGGCCGATGTGCTCCCCCAAGAATTTGAACGTGTATCCGTAGATCTGGCTAACAAGCTCCCAACGATCCCTCAGAGCGTCAGCATCGTTATCGTGGCCGTCGCCGCAGATAGTTACACCGAAGAGGCCTATCATTTGGCCTATATAACAGGGCTGACAAATGTTCTGGATGCCCTTGAACGGGATCAGATTAAGCCAGAAAAGGTGCTTCTAGTCTCGTCTACGACTGTCTACGGAAACACAACTGGCCATGTTGATGAAACCACGATTGCCACACCCAACTCTTTCAGCAGCAAGATTACTCTGGAATCAGAGGCAATTCTTCACGCCCGCTACTCGGACACTTCCACGAACAGTATTGTCTTGCGCCTGGCCGGCATCTACGGTCCGGGGCGGACTCGACTCATCGACCTCATCACAAACCAGACAGCCGTCATCCCCGACAGCCCTCGCCTGACAAATCGCATTCATCGCGACGATGCCGCAGCCGCAGCAGTCCACCTGCTAACGGTTCCCAACCCCAGCGACCTCTATCTCGGCGTAGACGAACACCCCGTAGATCTGGGAGAAGTCTTTCGCTTTCTTGCTCACGAAATGAGCTATGACGAACCACCAACAGGGTCGGTGCCCATCGCCCGCGGCGGCGACAAATACTGTTCTAACACTCGCCTGAAAGCCAGCGGATTCCAGTTCGCGTTCCCTAGCTACATCGAGGGCTACAGGTCCCTGCTATCCGGAATCGGTACAAGGCACCCCTGATCGGGTCTGTCCCGGCTCATCTCCAAAAAAGGTCAAAATCTCTTCCGGCCAACGTCCACTCTTCAATAAGTTCAGGAGTACTGGGCCTAGGTGAGGACGCCAGATCCACCGGCAGGAAATCTAGGACGGCCACTTCAATTTTGGATGCGAGCAACGGCCGTGTACTTTCAGCCCTGTGAGCGGCCCGAACGACCGTACCCAAGAAATTTCTGCGAGCAGCCTACCCAGTACCGAAGGCGGGGAATCAGCCGTCGCATCGTCGATGAAATGTTCGCTGGCGTGGCTGTCCCTGCTGCGGTGCTGTCTTGATGCCTGGAAACCACGGTACCGACAAAGAGCACCGTTCGCCGGTGGGTCTAGAAGAACTTGGGGAGCAGCACTGGCGTCTTCGCCTTGTAGGCCTCGTAGTCAGCCTGTCCGCCCCACTTAGATTCTGCCTTCTTTTCCAGCAACGGCACGCCACTGACCTTGGTCAGCAACAAGATGACAAAGATCGGTGAGATGAGCGCAATGTTCTGCCAGCCTTCCAGTGCGGGGAAGGCAATGATGGCTACGCCGATCCACAAGAGGATTTCACCAAAATAGTTGGGGTGGCGAGAGACGGACCACAGACCTGTGGAAATGAATTTGCCCCTATTTGCGGGGTCGGCGTTGAAACGTGATTTTTGCTGGTCAGCGATGATTTCCATGCCGAATCCCAGCACCCACAGGACAAATCCAACGAGTGCAAAGCCATCAAGCGGTACCGATTTTCCGGAAGTCATGGCAACCCACGCCGCCGCTGCCGTGAACGTGACCCACAGTCCTTGAATAGTCCAGACATTCAAGAACCGGATAAAAGAGGGCTTGAGTGCATCAAAGCGATCATCCTTACCGGCCTTGCTGATACGCCGGAACAAGAAGATGCCTAGCCGCAAGGTCCACACCAAAACTAGGGCACCCAAGACCAGGGATCGCGCGTCGAGCTCGGGCGTCACCAGGAGGATCATCACGGTTATGGAAACATAGGTCAATGTTCCGGTGATGTCATAAAACTTCTCGGTTTGCTTCATGAAAGAGGGTATGAAGACGATCCACTGGATCACGATGGCAGCTGCTACCGCGAGCGTGAAGGTGGGGATAGCTCCGATGAAGCTACCGCCACTGCTGCCAGCCAGTGCAAGTAGCGCTCCGATCAACAAAACCACGGGAAAGATAGCGAGCGCCTTACGATCGGACTGTTTCATGGGATGTGACCTCTCTTGACTGCGGGCTGTAAGTGGAGACTCCATTGGTGACGAATCTCCCCCATACACTCTAACTTGTTCAAATTGGTTTGATGATCAAAGACCATTGAGTATGATTGAAGCCTAAGAATGTGAGGAAAGCTGTGAGCGAATCGTCATGCGAGTCCGTTGCTGGAACCCTCCGGGCCCTGGTTGCTCTGGTCCGTGAAAGTGAGCGGGCGATGGCACTGAGACTAGGTCTAAATCTCACGGATTACAGGGCCTTGTGTGCGCTAGCGGAGTCAGGACCACTCACCTCCGGGCGGCTGGCCGAGGAACTGGGCTGTACCGCCGCCACCACCACAGCCATCACGAACCGCTTGGAACTACACGGTTATGTGATTCGTGAGCGCAGCGAAACAGATAGGCGCTTGGTGACCTTGTCAGCAAGCCCGGAAGCGTCCCAGCGCATCTTGAACCTGACGTTCCCTTTGGTATCGGTCCTCTCCGAACAGCTCCAAGCCCTCCCGGCTGATCAAATCAGCACGGTCGTTGCTTTTCTTGATGTAACACAAGACCTCATGCGCACCCATCTGCAGACACTTTCTAGCAAGGACGCCACATGAAAGAGATCACTACACCAGCTTTGTCCGGAGACGCCGATTACCCCAATGCGACTGAACTGCTCATGCAGCGGTTCCGCATCGCGCCAAATCACATCGCCTTTGAGGTTCGTTCCAGCCTTAGTTCCATCATCGATCCGTGGCGGGGCGTTAGCACCCGCGAGTTTGTCACTGAAGTCCGAGCCTTGGCCAAGGGATTGATAGCCGCTGGGTTGGAGCCCGGTGAAACCCTGGCCATCATGTCACCCACCCGGTATGAGTGGGCCCTCATGGATATGGCCGCCTGGTTTGCTTCTGCCGTGGTGGTACCTATCTATGAGACATCAGCACTAAACCAGGTATCGGCTATCCTTCAAGACGCCTCGGTGCGCTTCGCCGTGGCTGGCACTGCCGAACACGCTCAGCTACTGGAGCAAGGATTTGCGCAGGCCGGCGTGTCCGGCTGGCAGCTCTGGTCCATGGACGCAGGTGCGGGGCCCACACTGACAGATCTGGTCCATGGCGGCGTGGATATCACCCCAGAAGCCCTAGAGGCTCGGCGCCTGCTGGCCACCCTAGATTCGGTGGCCACCATTGTGTACACCTCCGGAACCACCGCCGCCCCCAAGGGCGCACTCATCACACACGGAAATTTTGTGGGCCAGGTGCGCAGCGTTGCTGGCGCCTACACAGAGGTGGTCAAGGAATCCGGGAACACCATCATTTTTCTCCCCATGGCCCATGTGCTGGCCCGCGGCCTGCAACTCATTTGCCTGGCCAACGGCATGCGCATTGCCCATCTCAGCGAGACCAAAGAAGTAGTGCCGGCGTTGGGGCTTCTGAAGCCAACATTTTTGGTTGTGGTGCCACGCGTACTGCAGAAGATTCAGGCGTCCGCTGCTGGTGCCGCCGCGAAGAAGAACCTTGGGGGCCTGTGGTCAGTGGCGCAGGCAACCGCCGTGGACTGGGGGCTTCTGGCGCAGGAGCGCGAGAGCGATCCCAGCCGTAAAGCTGGGCTCTCACTCCGGGTTCGGCATGCACTCTTTGACCGTTTGTTCTACTCCCGCATCCGCAAACTCGTGGGCGGGCGCCTAGAATACCTTCTCTCCGGAGCAGCCGCGCTGGACGCCGAACTTTCGCTGTTCTTCCGGGGGCTGGGCTTACCGGTCATTGAGGGTTACGGACTGACAGAGACCACGGCGCCGTTGACGGGAAATCTGCCGGGCTCCATCAAGTCAGGATCCGTTGGCGTGCCTATGCCTGGAACCACCATACGCATCTCGGAGAACGGCGAGGTGCTAGCCCGTGGAGTTGGAGTTTTTGCCGGATATAACAGGCCTGCGGATAACACTCACGCGTTCCAGGACGGTTTCTTCCGCACCGGCGACACCGGCGTCCTCGATGATCAGGGACGGCTAACGCTCACCGGCCGCATCAAGGACGTCATTGTTACCGCCGGAGGAAAGACTGTGTCCCCCACTATCTGGGAAGGCTATGTGGAAAGTGACCCCCTGATAGCCCACGCGGTCATGGTAGGCGAGGGCAAACCCTTTTTAGGAGGACTAGTCCTCTTGGATTCCGGCTCCGTCTCAGAATGGGCGCAAAGTAAAGGTTTCACTGATCTCCAAAGCTTGAGAACCCCCGACGACGGCGGTTGCGTGGAAATCGACGACGCTCGCCTGCGCAAAGCCATCAGCAAGGTGGTGGGCGCGGCTAACTCCAAGATTGCCCGCTCGGAACAGGTGCGGAAGATCGTGTTGCTGGTGGCCGACCTCAGTGAAGCCAACGGGCTAGTGACCCCCACCATGAAGCTCAAGCGGAACATCTTTACCGACCGTTCGCTGAACTTCATTGACAAAATTTACGCAGAGACAGGGCACCAAGTATGACTTCACGCAGTAAATCATGGCTCCTGCATTATGTTCTCGCGGCGGTGATTTTCGCCGTCATCGATGTGGTGTGGATTCTTACGGTCGCGCTGCCGCAATACCAGAGGAACATCCCGGACCTAATGGCCGCTGAGCCCCAACTGGCCGGAGCTGGATTCTTTTACTTGATCTTTGTGGCAGGAATAGTGCACTACGGCGTCCGCCCACTCGAGCTGAAAGCACCGCTGCGCCAACGCTTGGCCGCGGGGGCGCTCTTTGGCTTCTTCAGCTACGCAACCTGGGCCCTGACGGCATTTTCAATCCTGAAGGACTTTCCGCTCAGTGTTGCCATCACCGATATCCTCTGGGGCACTGGCGCCTCCGCCGTGGTGGTGTGGCTAACACTCATGGTGTCTACGGCGCTTCGGAAAAGCCGCAAGCAGCAACCCGTGCTGTAACGAGGATCAATTGCAGAATGAGGGGCTTCTTGCTAAGTGAAGCACTGTCGCTACTTGGGGGTCTTAGGAGGTGGAGTCACTAAACGGTCTCTTCGCTGGGTTCAGCAGTCTGCGTTGAGCTCACGCCCGCTGTGTGGATGGGTTTGAGTCTTAGCCTTGTCAAGAATCCCAAGGTCAAGACTGCCGCAGCGATCCATGCCGCCACTGATACCCCTTGGGTCAGCGCATTTCGGGCTGCCTCCGATATAGCCACGGTCTGTGGATTACCCGCCAGTGCCGCGATCGTTCCCCGGAACTACTGGTGACTGAGTCCACCGCGCCCTGCAATTGCGGAAACTGGGATATGAGCTCAGCAACCTGGGTTTCGGTGGAATTTTTGAAAGTGCTAAACAATGCTGTGCCCAGAATGGCGAGGCCCAATGCAGAACCACTTGACGGGCAGTGGCAAAACCCACCCCAATGCCGTAGAAAAAACAGAATTCCCGAGGTCATCCACGTGGAAGAATCCGGCTTCAATAATAGGGCCAAGGCTGCAACGGAAATGATTTCCAAACCAACACCCAGTTGCACCATCCATAGTGCCGGCCCTCGATCAGATCAAAGACCAGCGAGCCAAAGCCCACCACGGACAGGAGCGGACCAGAATAATCGTTAAGCTTCCCGATGGCTGCATCACTGGACTCAGCACGAAGTACACTACACCGCCGACGGCAACCAACCCCAGTGGAACATTGATTAAGAAGGCCCAGTTCCACGAGAAAGAGGAGGTGAGCCAGCCTCCAACGATGGGGCCAAGGGCAGCCATGCCGCCGATGGTAGAACCCCAAACGGCGAAGGCGATGGTCCGTTCTTTCCCACGGAAGTTGGCGTTGAGCAACGAGAGCGTGGTGGGCAGAAACATCGAGCCACCGATCCCCTGTACTGCCCGTGCCGAGATCAACCACAAGGCCGCGAACACCAAGGTGTAGATTTCCTGGATCCACTGCACCTCTGTGGTGCTCAGTCCTAGATCCTTGATGATCGCGGGCACCGCAACAGCAACAATGGTGCTGCCCATGATGATTAATGCCACCGGCAAGCTGATGGCCCCAAGTCAACACAAACGTAGTTTTACGTATCTGCTGCCATTCTTTGCTTCCACGCGCGCAACACCATCGGGTGACTCTTAGCGCGCTGTTCTTGTGAACTCCTAACTGCCCGTGCCGAAAATTTTCTCATCCAAGCCGGATGCAAGGTGTCTCTTAGCAGCTCTCTTAGAGGGAGAATGAAGTCCAGTATTAGTCGTCAGTTTGGAGCGAAAAAATGACCATTGAGGAACCGAATACACCCGCAGAATTCGCTGCTGGGGGCAATCGGGCCATTACCCGCATCGATACGTTCCTTTTCTGGGCAGTCCGCAGCGTATCCACCCTGGGCGTTGCTGTTACCGTCTGGGCGGCCATCTCCACCGGTGGAATGCTCGTGCATGGCCACCCCGCATATGCAATTCTCTTGGGAATTGTTTTCATCAGCTGTGCGGTGGTTGCCGCGCGCTCCTGGCTTGCTCGCGCAACCACCCGCCGCAGGTTTAAAGTCATGCGGGGGATCGGCCTAGTGGTCTCGTGTGTGGTCTTGGCCCTTATCTGGTGGCTGGTTCCCTACAGTGCCGCACCTCCTGCCCTCGCGGCCATGACATCTGATGACACCGTCACCGTCACCGAGACCCCGAGTCAAATAGTGATGACACCAACAGGTACCGCAAGCGAGGTGGGGGTGTTCTTCCAGCCTGGAGCCCTCGTTGATGCCCGGGCCTACGCCGCGGTCTTGCGACCGCTGGCCAAAAGTGGCCACATTGTTGTCATTCCGAAACAGCCTTTCGGTATCGCTTTTCTGTCCACCGGCGCATTCACCTCAGCACGAACCCAGCACCCACCCGTAGAGCGTTGGGTACTCGGTGGCCATTCACTCGGTGGCGTCGTCACCGCCAATGATGCCCAAGCTTTCTCCAAAGAACCCGGTGACCCTGTGGCCGGCGTAATATTTTTCGCATCCTACCCAGCCTCAGACATGAGCACTTTGCCTGTACCCGTGCTCTCAATCTCCGCATCCAACGACGGATTGGCTACCCCAGAAAAGATCAATGCTTCAAGGGACACGCTTCCCAAGGACACCAACTTCACAGTGATAGAAGGTGGTGTCCACGCAAACTTCGGAGACTACGGGCCACAAGCTAGCGATGGCAAACCAACTATTTCCAACGATGACGCCCGCACCGAAATTTCACGTGCCAGCCTCGCATTTGTGGAATCACTCAGCAAGTAACACCTTCAGTTCCGCGGCGGACTGACGCCGAGCAATAGAAAGCTGGGAAACCGGTGCAGCCACTACCCCTTCAGAATCGAAAGTTGAAGCTTACGAATCAGTTACCGGCAATTCCTCTCGCCAACGTAGCGCCAGATCGAGGTTCTCGATCGCAGTAGTTCTTGCCGCCAACTAGCATTTAGTGCAGGTCATCTATGAGGAGCCGGTTCATAGCTGAGGTGACGGCAAGGATCTCCAGGAGAGCCTCACATGCATCGGCCTCCCCCGGTCAGCTGGTACTTCATAGCCGCCCTCCGGCTAGGTCTGAGGAGTCGCCGCTGAAGTGCACCAGGAGGGAGCAGACGAAGGCGCGCTGCCGTATTTTTTGTCCGGCACGGACGTTAGTCCCCAGTCTTCGTGTCCCTCGCCTCCGACGCTGGGAGTAGCCCCTGTGGGTGAGCCGAGGCAATGCACGGCATTTCAACCGGTGGTTGCTGGTTCAAACAGACATAGCACTTTCCAAATACCCTGGTGTCTCTGTGGTGCTAGTCCTTGCCACTTGGGCTGGGTTCTTCAAGATCGAGGAGGATCTCGTTATGACGCATGAACCATGGCTTGAAAGGCGGATCAAACCTGGCGAATCGAGGTGTTCCCAGTGAGGTCAGTCCGGTTTCCTGCAGTGCAATTCTCAGCATCTGTAGGTGTTGCTGATAGTTCCGAACGCTCCAGCCTCCACTGAAGCGGATAACTGCAACAAGGCCGGCGGGGACCGGTCTTAGGTGAACGTTCGGATTGGTGGGTGAAGGCGCGTTCTGCAGCGTGAAACCTTCCGGCAAAACGAAAGCAATCCGGAACTTTGGTGTCCTCTGATTATCGTCTTGAGTCGCAAACTCCTGCTGCAGAACCGGAGCGGTCATCTCCAGCATTTCTGAGGAGAGGTCCTGCACCACGGGCGCCGTCATCGAGATTTTTTGGGTGACTTGGTTCTCTCCGCTGATATAGGCGAAGAGGTCGCGGAACCCGCGATTGCCGGCGTCTTCAAAGCTCCCCCGCTATTGATCTCGGCAAGTAGGTGCTCGGGATAGCGGCGCACCTCAAATTGATCGTATTTTCGAACCATTTGGTAAGGCTGTTGTTCAGTCATGCCACCACCGTACTCCGCCAATGCCGGGCGCCAGCCGATGCCGTTCCCTGCAGAATATTTCGACGCACAGTGAAGAAACAAATAATGTGGCAGGCCATATTTTTAGGCTTGTAGATTCACTATGGTTGCACCAAGCGTCACGCAGGGCCGTCCGGTTGTCCACAAACAGCCATCGGGTCAGCGTTTCTTGATAGCGATTGGGCAGTCCCTAGTTTCGGTTGCGTCCCGTGGAGTGGTGGAGTTTTCCTCGACACCGTGCGGGGCAGTGCTTTGATTATGCTGCAGTGAGTTCTGGGAGCAAAATTCCTTCTTCTTCTACTGGGGTGGGTGTTGTGGTGTTCATGGTTTTGAGTTCGGTCATGGAGGCTTCGGAGAGGTAGCGGCGGTCTCCGGCTTCCCACTCGTCGTGTTGCTCGACGAGGACGGCGCCGGCGAGTCGGAGCAGGGCTGCCGGGTTGGGGAAGACCCCGACAACATCGGTGCGTCGTTTGATTTCTTTGTTGACCCGTTCCATGGGATTGGTAGACCAGATCTGGCGCCAGTGCCTGGTTGGGAAGCCGGTGAACGCGAGCACGTCTTCTCGGGCGTCGCCGAGCATTGCGGCGACTTTGGGATGGGACTTTTCTAGCATTCTGGCGACTTCATCGAACTGGGTATTCACGTGTTCGGCGTCGGGCTGGGCGAAGGCGGTCCGGATGATTGAGCCAACCATGTCTTGGGATCCTTTGGGCACGATCGAGAGCACGTTTCGCATGAAATGCACCCGGCAGCGCTGCCAGGAAGCTCCCTGGAAGACCGTGGCGATGGCCTTCTTCAAGCCGATGTGGGCATCGGAGATCGTCAGCTTCACCCCGTCTAGTCCACGGTTTTCATGGAACGCAGGAACGCGGTCCAGAACCCTTCGTTCTCGCTGTCGCCAACGTCGAAGCCCAGGACTTCTCGTCGCCCGTCCGCCGCCACCCCGAAAGCGACCACGACCGCTTGAGAGACGACCCGGTGCCCGACCCTTGCCTTGCAGTAGGTCGCATCAAGGAAAACATACGGGTAGTCCAGGGCCGAGAGGTCACGGTTACGGAAAGCACCGACTTCATGATCGAGGTCCTCACAGATCCGGGAGACCTCGGACTTGCCAAATCCCGGTATCGGCCCCGAGTGCCTTGACTAGGTCGTCGACCTTGCGGGTAGAAACTCCGTGCAGATAGGCCTCCATCACGACTGCGTAGAGGGCCTGGTCAACGCGACGGCGCCGCTCGAGCATGGCGGGGAAGAATGATCCATGGCGCAGCTTGGGGATCTTCAGGTTCAGGTCCCCGGCTGTGGTCGTCAACGTCCTGCTTCGGGAGCCGTTGCGCTGGGTAGTGCGCGCCTCGGAGCGTTCGAAGGGGCCGGCGCCGATGAACGCGGTGGCCTCCGCTTCGATGAGTTGTTGATATAAGGTTTCGGTCGCGGTACGGATCCGGTCGGAGACATCAGTGAGTTTAAGTTGGCCAAGCAGGTCGAGCAAGGCAGACTGGTCTAGAGCCATCGTGTGTTTGTGTCCTTTGTGAGTTCTTTGATCGGTACTCACTGACCATCGCACGATGGCTCTTCACGTCGGAAATCCGAAGCTCAGACGCCGGGAACTACACCACTCCACGGGACGCAACCGTCCTGATTTCGACGGGGTGGAATGAAATGGGCCCCGAAGGGTGCTGACATGGATCTCGAGACGACCGGTGGCTGTTACAACTCGGTAAGGCCAACTTGTAGTTCTGTTAGAGAGGGAGGGTTAGCTCCCGGCCGTCCAACGGTGATGGAAGCTGCCTTGGTCGCTGTTCGACCGAGTGATTCCAGAACGCTCGGTGTCCAGTCATCGGCGCTATTGGTGAGTAGTCCGAAGATCAGTGCGGCCATGTAGGAATCACCGGCACCGATGGTATCGGCAACAACCGACCGTACCGCTGGGACGATGACGCCAGAGTCCGGAGTCATCAACAGCGAGCCCTTGGCTCCGAGCGTAACTGCTGCCAGATCGGCACCGAGCGCGAGTATGTGCTGTCCCGCTTCTTCCGGTGTCTTACGAGGGTAAAGCCATGCCGCGTCCTCATCGCTGAGTTTGACAACGTTTGTGAGGGGTACGAGTTCTTCGAAAATGGAGAGTGCTTCGTGGTGGCTACCGAGCAGATCTGCCCGGATGTTCGGATCGTAGGTGACGGTAGTGGTTCCAGCGCAAGTTTGCAGAATGGCCGTTACAGCCGCGGCTCCGGGGGCGAGAAAACTCGCAATGGATCCAGTATGAAGAAGCCTGGACTGGTATGCGAGTGCGGCCGAGCCCAAGTCCCAGGTGAGGTCAAAGGCGTAGGTGGCGGATCCGTCGTCGGCCAGTGTTGCCGTGGCTGTTGACGTGGTGTCTTTGGACCGGGATCCCGGCAGAAGCGTGACGCTGGCGCCCGTCAGGTGGGCGTGGATAGCGGTACCGCGAGCGTCGTTGCCGATGGCGGTGAGGAATCCAGTGGACATTCCGAGCCGTGCCAGGCCAAAGGCTACGTTTGCGGGCGAACCTCCAGGATGTTCGGAGACAACACCATTGGCATGAACTACGTCGACTAGCGCTTCACCGACCACAATTACGTCGAAAGCGTCGGAAGCAGCGGCAGAAGGATTCATCGTAAGTACTTTCAAGTTGTGGTCAGCAGGCGGAAGTTGAATTCATCGCCCGCCGTTGGTCGTGAGGGATACCTGCGGCGGAGCCCCTGCATATGGTTCCGCCGCAATGGTTGGATCTAATGCAGGACACCGAATTTCTTGCGTGTCAGGTTGTTCAGGAGGGAGCGGTGAAGGCAATGGACAGTGCGATGGTCCGGTGAGGGCGCGGCTTCTGCGAAACCGCGCCCTCACCAGAGGTAACGCCCCGGTCTAGGGAAAGAGCGTTCGGGATTCTTGCTGTGAATCAGCCATGTCCCATGCGTCAAAGCGCACCAATTCGGCTGTACCTTCGGCGGTGAGGGTGACGGATTTGCCGCCCAGGGTGGGATAGATGCGGCCGGTCAGGGCAACGCCGTTGGCGAAAATTTCCACAGCAGACCTGTCCACAATGACACGCAAGTGAACTCGTCCCTCCGGCATGGAAACCGGTCCGGACTTGTCCTCTACATCAACCTCGGAATCGAGGCTGCTGCGGGTGCGGTCCAGACGCAGGGTTCCTGCAGGCGATCCGTCGGTGCTGCAGGCGAGCTCGATAATGGTTTCTTCTCGAGCGCGCCCAGAATCATTCAGCTCGGCAGAGGCGAGAATTCCGAGCTTGAACACGGCACCGGTCTGGAGTTTAAGATCCAATTCCAGATCGAGTTGGTTGCCGGAGAACTCGCTGTTCAGAGGAAACGAAGCGTCAGTGAAAACCTGCGCGACCACACTGCGGTGATCCCGGCGCAATTGCTCGATTTCCGGAACCGGAGCGAAGAACAGCGAACCGTCCTTCGCTACAGTCGCTGTCCGGGGCAAGCTCATCACGCCGGACCAGCCAGCTTCCACCATCGCCTCATCGCTGCGGCCTTCTTGCATCCAGCCAAACATCACCCGGCGCCCGGACTCGTCCTGGAACGATTGGGGCGCGTAGAAGAAGCGTCCGCCGTAGTCCAAACGGTGCAGCGCTGCTGGCTCGAAACTGTCTCCGGCGTAGCGGCCTGTCCAGTAGAGCGAGTGGCGAGTGTCGCCGTTGTCCCATGCTGAGAAAACCAACACGTCCGGTGAGCCCTCCTCGGCAGCAGTACCCAATGATCCGCCACCGGCGCGGAACAAGTCCACACACTCCCACATGGTCCC
The Arthrobacter alpinus genome window above contains:
- a CDS encoding NAD-dependent epimerase/dehydratase family protein: MTILIVGCGDLGTEIGLRLVASGQDVVAWRRRADVLPQEFERVSVDLANKLPTIPQSVSIVIVAVAADSYTEEAYHLAYITGLTNVLDALERDQIKPEKVLLVSSTTVYGNTTGHVDETTIATPNSFSSKITLESEAILHARYSDTSTNSIVLRLAGIYGPGRTRLIDLITNQTAVIPDSPRLTNRIHRDDAAAAAVHLLTVPNPSDLYLGVDEHPVDLGEVFRFLAHEMSYDEPPTGSVPIARGGDKYCSNTRLKASGFQFAFPSYIEGYRSLLSGIGTRHP
- a CDS encoding DUF1295 domain-containing protein gives rise to the protein MKQSDRKALAIFPVVLLIGALLALAGSSGGSFIGAIPTFTLAVAAAIVIQWIVFIPSFMKQTEKFYDITGTLTYVSITVMILLVTPELDARSLVLGALVLVWTLRLGIFLFRRISKAGKDDRFDALKPSFIRFLNVWTIQGLWVTFTAAAAWVAMTSGKSVPLDGFALVGFVLWVLGFGMEIIADQQKSRFNADPANRGKFISTGLWSVSRHPNYFGEILLWIGVAIIAFPALEGWQNIALISPIFVILLLTKVSGVPLLEKKAESKWGGQADYEAYKAKTPVLLPKFF
- a CDS encoding MarR family winged helix-turn-helix transcriptional regulator; the protein is MSESSCESVAGTLRALVALVRESERAMALRLGLNLTDYRALCALAESGPLTSGRLAEELGCTAATTTAITNRLELHGYVIRERSETDRRLVTLSASPEASQRILNLTFPLVSVLSEQLQALPADQISTVVAFLDVTQDLMRTHLQTLSSKDAT
- a CDS encoding AMP-dependent synthetase/ligase produces the protein MKEITTPALSGDADYPNATELLMQRFRIAPNHIAFEVRSSLSSIIDPWRGVSTREFVTEVRALAKGLIAAGLEPGETLAIMSPTRYEWALMDMAAWFASAVVVPIYETSALNQVSAILQDASVRFAVAGTAEHAQLLEQGFAQAGVSGWQLWSMDAGAGPTLTDLVHGGVDITPEALEARRLLATLDSVATIVYTSGTTAAPKGALITHGNFVGQVRSVAGAYTEVVKESGNTIIFLPMAHVLARGLQLICLANGMRIAHLSETKEVVPALGLLKPTFLVVVPRVLQKIQASAAGAAAKKNLGGLWSVAQATAVDWGLLAQERESDPSRKAGLSLRVRHALFDRLFYSRIRKLVGGRLEYLLSGAAALDAELSLFFRGLGLPVIEGYGLTETTAPLTGNLPGSIKSGSVGVPMPGTTIRISENGEVLARGVGVFAGYNRPADNTHAFQDGFFRTGDTGVLDDQGRLTLTGRIKDVIVTAGGKTVSPTIWEGYVESDPLIAHAVMVGEGKPFLGGLVLLDSGSVSEWAQSKGFTDLQSLRTPDDGGCVEIDDARLRKAISKVVGAANSKIARSEQVRKIVLLVADLSEANGLVTPTMKLKRNIFTDRSLNFIDKIYAETGHQV
- a CDS encoding DUF2177 family protein, with the translated sequence MTSRSKSWLLHYVLAAVIFAVIDVVWILTVALPQYQRNIPDLMAAEPQLAGAGFFYLIFVAGIVHYGVRPLELKAPLRQRLAAGALFGFFSYATWALTAFSILKDFPLSVAITDILWGTGASAVVVWLTLMVSTALRKSRKQQPVL
- a CDS encoding MFS transporter translates to MGSTIVAVAVPAIIKDLGLSTTEVQWIQEIYTLVFAALWLISARAVQGIGGSMFLPTTLSLLNANFRGKERTIAFAVWGSTIGGMAALGPIVGGWLTSSFSWNWAFLINVPLGLVAVGGVVYFVLSPVMQPSGSLTIILVRSCPWWALARWSLI
- a CDS encoding alpha/beta hydrolase yields the protein MTIEEPNTPAEFAAGGNRAITRIDTFLFWAVRSVSTLGVAVTVWAAISTGGMLVHGHPAYAILLGIVFISCAVVAARSWLARATTRRRFKVMRGIGLVVSCVVLALIWWLVPYSAAPPALAAMTSDDTVTVTETPSQIVMTPTGTASEVGVFFQPGALVDARAYAAVLRPLAKSGHIVVIPKQPFGIAFLSTGAFTSARTQHPPVERWVLGGHSLGGVVTANDAQAFSKEPGDPVAGVIFFASYPASDMSTLPVPVLSISASNDGLATPEKINASRDTLPKDTNFTVIEGGVHANFGDYGPQASDGKPTISNDDARTEISRASLAFVESLSK
- a CDS encoding heme-binding protein; this translates as MSGENQVTQKISMTAPVVQDLSSEMLEMTAPVLQQEFATQDDNQRTPKFRIAFVLPEGFTLQNAPSPTNPNVHLRPVPAGLVAVIRFSGGWSVRNYQQHLQMLRIALQETGLTSLGTPRFARFDPPFKPWFMRHNEILLDLEEPSPSGKD
- a CDS encoding carbohydrate kinase family protein; the protein is MNPSAAASDAFDVIVVGEALVDVVHANGVVSEHPGGSPANVAFGLARLGMSTGFLTAIGNDARGTAIHAHLTGASVTLLPGSRSKDTTSTATATLADDGSATYAFDLTWDLGSAALAYQSRLLHTGSIASFLAPGAAAVTAILQTCAGTTTVTYDPNIRADLLGSHHEALSIFEELVPLTNVVKLSDEDAAWLYPRKTPEEAGQHILALGADLAAVTLGAKGSLLMTPDSGVIVPAVRSVVADTIGAGDSYMAALIFGLLTNSADDWTPSVLESLGRTATKAASITVGRPGANPPSLTELQVGLTEL
- a CDS encoding glycoside hydrolase family 32 protein — protein: MTVIAHPLATVPQGELIARAEADPLRPRFHFVSPAGWLNDPNGVSQWNGTYHLFYQYNPEGAFHHQIQWGHAISTDLVTWKDVPVALEPSAGPDAEGCWSGVLVNDGGTPTLVYSGRLGEHELPCVAVGTPDLLNWTKISENPVISGPPAGVEVTAYRDHCVWREGTKWRQLIGSGIRERGGTAFLYESDDLRSWDYIGPLFIGDASHGDPADTDWTGTMWECVDLFRAGGGSLGTAAEEGSPDVLVFSAWDNGDTRHSLYWTGRYAGDSFEPAALHRLDYGGRFFYAPQSFQDESGRRVMFGWMQEGRSDEAMVEAGWSGVMSLPRTATVAKDGSLFFAPVPEIEQLRRDHRSVVAQVFTDASFPLNSEFSGNQLDLELDLKLQTGAVFKLGILASAELNDSGRAREETIIELACSTDGSPAGTLRLDRTRSSLDSEVDVEDKSGPVSMPEGRVHLRVIVDRSAVEIFANGVALTGRIYPTLGGKSVTLTAEGTAELVRFDAWDMADSQQESRTLFP